One window of Pogoniulus pusillus isolate bPogPus1 chromosome 9, bPogPus1.pri, whole genome shotgun sequence genomic DNA carries:
- the LOC135178070 gene encoding UDP-glucuronosyltransferase 2A2-like isoform X2, producing MAAALEEAFYFWFYRERELPLWKSVFEIGQILSEMERITRVICDAVLKDEALMERLKASTFDVLLADPLAPSGELFAEKLGIPFVYTIRFSIGNTVERLCGMLPAPPSYVPATLSCLTDRMPFLERLKNTVTYAVQDLVYHRFFWGSWDQYYSDVLGRPTTLCETMGKAEIWLIRTYWDFEFPRPFLPNFEFVGGLHCQPAKPLPKEIEAFVQSSGEHGIIVFSLGSMVYNLTDEKSNMIARALSQLPQKVLWRYKGKKPEALGPNTRIYDWIPQNDLLGHPLTKAFITHGGTNGIYEAIYHGIPMVGIPMFADQHDNIIHMKAKGAAVALDFSTMKTQDLVDALNTVITNSTYKENALRLSKIHHDQPLKPLDRAVFWIEFVMRHKGAKHLRPAAHQLTWYQYHCLDVLAFLFVCAATAIFLLSKCCLFCCRRCGSVTKRKTD from the exons ATGGCTGCCGCACTGGAAGAAGCTTTCTACTTCTGGTTTTACCGAGAGAGAGAGCTACCTCTCTGGAAAAGTGTTTTCGAGATTGGTCAGATACTGTCTGAGATGGAGAGAATAACCAGGGTCATTTGCGATGCAGTCCTGAAGGACGAGGCCCTGATGGAGAGACTGAAGGCATCCACCTTCGATGTGCTCTTGGCAGACCCGCTGGCACCCAGCGGGGAGCTGTTTGCCGAGAAGCTGGGCATCCCCTTTGTCTACACCATCCGATTCTCCATAGGCAACACAGTGGAGCGGCTCTGCGGGATGCTCCCGGCGCCTCCGTCCTACGTACCAGCCACCCTAAGCTGTCTAACAGACAGGATGCCCTTCCTGGAAAGGCTGAAGAACACAGTGACCTATGCAGTGCAGGATCTGGTGTATCATCGCTTTTTTTGGGGAAGCTGGGATCAGTACTACAGTGATGTTTTAG GAAGGCCCACAACCCTGTGTGAGACGATGGGGAAAGCAGAGATATGGTTAATCAGAACATACTGGGATTTTGAATTTCCACGCCCTTTCCTGCCCAACTTTGAGTTCGTTGGAGGACTTCACTGCCAGCCTGCAAAGCCGTTACCAAAG GAAATAGAAGCCTTTGTTCAGAGCTCAGGGGAACATGGCATCATTGTGTTCTCTCTCGGGTCAATGGTCTACAACTTAACTGATGAGAAAAGTAACATGATTGCCAGAGCCCTCAGCCAGCTTCCGCAAAAG GTCCTCTGGCGGTACAAAGGAAAGAAACCAGAAGCGCTGGGCCCCAATACCAGGATTTATGACTGGATACCCCAAAATGACCTGCTTG GCCACCCCTTGACAAAAGCCTTCATTACTCATGGGGGGACCAATGGGATCTATGAAGCCATCTACCATGGGATCCCAATGGTTGGGATTCCCATGTTTGCAGACCAACATGACAACATCATTCACATGAAGGCCAAGGGAGCTGCAGTTGCCCTGGACTTCAGCACAATGAAGACACAAGACCTTGTTGATGCACTGAATACAGTCATCACAAACTCCAC CTATAAGGAAAATGCTCTGAGGTTATCCAAGATACACCATGACCAGCCCCTTAAGCCTCTGGACAGAGCTGTCTTCTGGATTGAATTTGTCATGCGCCACAAAGGAGCAAAGCACTTGAGACCAGCTGCTCACCAGCTCACCTGGTACCAGTACCACTGCCTGGATGTCCTTGCATTCTTGTTTGTCTGTGCAGCCACTGCTATCTTCCTTCTTAGCAAGTGCTGCTTGTTTTGctgtaggagatgtggcagtgttACAAAGAGAAAGACAGATTAG
- the LOC135178070 gene encoding UDP-glucuronosyltransferase 2C1-like isoform X1 — MMGPRFLWLLWACACCWSTGFCGRVVVWPTDASHWINMKVLLENLVGRGHEVTVLVPSSNLLIDYQDTSSPFTFEVLQVPYSQKDLDDMMDNFLNLWLNEASNLFIWEIMWKIKEDLEVFTNMSKQICDTLIMDSQLVARLQQAKFDVLIADPLSVGGELVAEILGIPFVYSFRFSDANVVERLCGGLPSPPSYVPASTKGLTDRMSFGERLHNFLFYSYMDFFFLTFWRDHLDGYYSKVLGRPTTLCETMGKAEIWLIRTYWDFEFPRPFLPNFEFVGGLHCQPAKPLPKEIEAFVQSSGEHGIIVFSLGSMVYNLTDEKSNMIARALSQLPQKVLWRYKGKKPEALGPNTRIYDWIPQNDLLGHPLTKAFITHGGTNGIYEAIYHGIPMVGIPMFADQHDNIIHMKAKGAAVALDFSTMKTQDLVDALNTVITNSTYKENALRLSKIHHDQPLKPLDRAVFWIEFVMRHKGAKHLRPAAHQLTWYQYHCLDVLAFLFVCAATAIFLLSKCCLFCCRRCGSVTKRKTD, encoded by the exons ATGATGGGGCCAAGGTtcctctggctgctctgggcctgtgcatgctgctggagcactggctTTTGTGGAAGGGTGGTGGTCTGGCCCACCGATGCAAGTCACTGGATCAATATGAAAGTGCTGCTGGAAAACCTTGTTGGCAGGGGTCATGAAGTAACTGTGCTGGTGCCCTCAAGCAATTTGCTCATCGACTACCAAGACACCTCCTCCCCCTTCACCTTTGAGGTCCTGCAAGTCCCCTATAGCCAGAAGGACTTGGATGACATGATGGATAACTTCCTCAATTTGTGGCTGAATGAAGCCTCTAATCTCTTCATCTGGGAGATCATGTGGAAGATAAAAGAGGACCTGGAGGTCTTTACCAATATGTCAAAGCAGATTTGTGACACTTTGATAATGGACTCGCAGCTGGtagcaaggctgcagcaggcaaagTTTGATGTTCTGATTGCTGACCCCCTGTCTGTCGGTGGGGAGCTGGTGGCAGAAATCCTGGGCATCCCTTTTGTCTACAGCTTCCGCTTCTCTGACGCCAATGTGGTGGAGCGGCTGTGCGGCGGGCTCCCGTCCCCGCCTTCTTACGTGCCCGCTAGCACGAAGGGGCTGACAGACCGCATGTCCTTCGGGGAGAGGctgcacaacttcctcttctACTCCTACatggatttctttttcttgacGTTTTGGCGAGACCACTTGGATGGGTACTACAGCAAAGTCTTAG GAAGGCCCACAACCCTGTGTGAGACGATGGGGAAAGCAGAGATATGGTTAATCAGAACATACTGGGATTTTGAATTTCCACGCCCTTTCCTGCCCAACTTTGAGTTCGTTGGAGGACTTCACTGCCAGCCTGCAAAGCCGTTACCAAAG GAAATAGAAGCCTTTGTTCAGAGCTCAGGGGAACATGGCATCATTGTGTTCTCTCTCGGGTCAATGGTCTACAACTTAACTGATGAGAAAAGTAACATGATTGCCAGAGCCCTCAGCCAGCTTCCGCAAAAG GTCCTCTGGCGGTACAAAGGAAAGAAACCAGAAGCGCTGGGCCCCAATACCAGGATTTATGACTGGATACCCCAAAATGACCTGCTTG GCCACCCCTTGACAAAAGCCTTCATTACTCATGGGGGGACCAATGGGATCTATGAAGCCATCTACCATGGGATCCCAATGGTTGGGATTCCCATGTTTGCAGACCAACATGACAACATCATTCACATGAAGGCCAAGGGAGCTGCAGTTGCCCTGGACTTCAGCACAATGAAGACACAAGACCTTGTTGATGCACTGAATACAGTCATCACAAACTCCAC CTATAAGGAAAATGCTCTGAGGTTATCCAAGATACACCATGACCAGCCCCTTAAGCCTCTGGACAGAGCTGTCTTCTGGATTGAATTTGTCATGCGCCACAAAGGAGCAAAGCACTTGAGACCAGCTGCTCACCAGCTCACCTGGTACCAGTACCACTGCCTGGATGTCCTTGCATTCTTGTTTGTCTGTGCAGCCACTGCTATCTTCCTTCTTAGCAAGTGCTGCTTGTTTTGctgtaggagatgtggcagtgttACAAAGAGAAAGACAGATTAG
- the LOC135178070 gene encoding UDP-glucuronosyltransferase 2A2-like isoform X3, producing the protein MDTKACSSKKCLQLLLLQVALLGPVFCGKVLVWPTEGSHWLNVKIVIEELIRRGHSVTVLVSNASLFIKPKAEAGEQFEVYNVPFKKDTIENLIGDVVALWLNNRPTTWTFWQFYKELGKFSRNWHQMNRLMCDAVLAKPELMAHLQRSSYDLLLSDPVTLCGDLLALKLVIPFVYSLRFSPASTVERHCGKVPAPPSYAPAVLSELTDHMSFSERIKNLVSYHLQDYVFQSFWGQWDSYYSEILADNSHWLNMEYLLQDLVDRGHEVTVLVPSCFLIFNTTEPSPFQFEVVEVPLTKEEMAAALEEAFYFWFYRERELPLWKSVFEIGQILSEMERITRVICDAVLKDEALMERLKASTFDVLLADPLAPSGELFAEKLGIPFVYTIRFSIGNTVERLCGMLPAPPSYVPATLSCLTDRMPFLERLKNTVTYAVQDLVYHRFFWGSWDQYYSDVLGRPTTLCETMGKAEIWLIRTYWDFEFPRPFLPNFEFVGGLHCQPAKPLPKEIEAFVQSSGEHGIIVFSLGSMVYNLTDEKSNMIARALSQLPQKVLWRYKGKKPEALGPNTRIYDWIPQNDLLGHPLTKAFITHGGTNGIYEAIYHGIPMVGIPMFADQHDNIIHMKAKGAAVALDFSTMKTQDLVDALNTVITNSTYKENALRLSKIHHDQPLKPLDRAVFWIEFVMRHKGAKHLRPAAHQLTWYQYHCLDVLAFLFVCAATAIFLLSKCCLFCCRRCGSVTKRKTD; encoded by the exons atggacacAAAAGCCTGCAGCTCTAAGAaatgcctccagctcctccttttGCAGGTTGCTCTCCTAGGGCCTGTCTTCTGTGGGAAGGTGTTGGTCTGGCCAACAGAAGGCAGCCACTGGCTGAATGTGAAGATAGTTATAGAGGAGCTCATCCGCCGCGGGCACAGTGTTACCGTTCTGGTCTCCAATGCTTCCCTCTTCATTAAACCCAAGGCTGAAGCGGGAGAGCAGTTTGAGGTCTATAATGTGCCTTTCAAGAAAGACACCATTGAGAACCTGATAGGGGATGTAGTTGCACTGTGGCTGAATAACAGGCCAACCACTTGGACCTTCTGGCAGTTTTACAAAGAGCTAGGAAAATTCTCCAGGAACTGGCATCAGATGAACAGGCTGATGTGCGACGCAGTGCTGGCTAAGCCAGAGCTGATGGCCCACCTGCAGCGCTCTAGCTATGACCTGCTGTTGTCAGACCCTGTGACCCTCTGTGGGGACCTCCTGGCTCTCAAGCTGGTCATCCCCTTCGTCTACTCACTGCGCTTCTCCCCGGCCTCCACTGTGGAGAGGCACTGCGGCAAGGTCCCAGCCCCACCGTCCTACGCACCTGCAGTGCTCTCGGAGCTGACCGACCACATGTCCTTCAGCGAGAGAATCAAAAACCTTGTGTCTTACCACCTGCAGGACTACGTCTTCCAGAGCTTCTGGGGACAATGGGACAGCTACTACAGTGAGATCTTAG CTGACAATAGTCATTGGCTGAACATGGAGTACCTGCTCCAGGACCTTGTGGACCGGGGGCATGAGGTGACTGTGCTGGTGCCTTCATGCTTCCTCATCTTCAATACCACAGAACCCTCACCCTTCCAGTTTGAAGTGGTGGAGGTGCCGCTGACCAAGGAGGAGATGGCTGCCGCACTGGAAGAAGCTTTCTACTTCTGGTTTTACCGAGAGAGAGAGCTACCTCTCTGGAAAAGTGTTTTCGAGATTGGTCAGATACTGTCTGAGATGGAGAGAATAACCAGGGTCATTTGCGATGCAGTCCTGAAGGACGAGGCCCTGATGGAGAGACTGAAGGCATCCACCTTCGATGTGCTCTTGGCAGACCCGCTGGCACCCAGCGGGGAGCTGTTTGCCGAGAAGCTGGGCATCCCCTTTGTCTACACCATCCGATTCTCCATAGGCAACACAGTGGAGCGGCTCTGCGGGATGCTCCCGGCGCCTCCGTCCTACGTACCAGCCACCCTAAGCTGTCTAACAGACAGGATGCCCTTCCTGGAAAGGCTGAAGAACACAGTGACCTATGCAGTGCAGGATCTGGTGTATCATCGCTTTTTTTGGGGAAGCTGGGATCAGTACTACAGTGATGTTTTAG GAAGGCCCACAACCCTGTGTGAGACGATGGGGAAAGCAGAGATATGGTTAATCAGAACATACTGGGATTTTGAATTTCCACGCCCTTTCCTGCCCAACTTTGAGTTCGTTGGAGGACTTCACTGCCAGCCTGCAAAGCCGTTACCAAAG GAAATAGAAGCCTTTGTTCAGAGCTCAGGGGAACATGGCATCATTGTGTTCTCTCTCGGGTCAATGGTCTACAACTTAACTGATGAGAAAAGTAACATGATTGCCAGAGCCCTCAGCCAGCTTCCGCAAAAG GTCCTCTGGCGGTACAAAGGAAAGAAACCAGAAGCGCTGGGCCCCAATACCAGGATTTATGACTGGATACCCCAAAATGACCTGCTTG GCCACCCCTTGACAAAAGCCTTCATTACTCATGGGGGGACCAATGGGATCTATGAAGCCATCTACCATGGGATCCCAATGGTTGGGATTCCCATGTTTGCAGACCAACATGACAACATCATTCACATGAAGGCCAAGGGAGCTGCAGTTGCCCTGGACTTCAGCACAATGAAGACACAAGACCTTGTTGATGCACTGAATACAGTCATCACAAACTCCAC CTATAAGGAAAATGCTCTGAGGTTATCCAAGATACACCATGACCAGCCCCTTAAGCCTCTGGACAGAGCTGTCTTCTGGATTGAATTTGTCATGCGCCACAAAGGAGCAAAGCACTTGAGACCAGCTGCTCACCAGCTCACCTGGTACCAGTACCACTGCCTGGATGTCCTTGCATTCTTGTTTGTCTGTGCAGCCACTGCTATCTTCCTTCTTAGCAAGTGCTGCTTGTTTTGctgtaggagatgtggcagtgttACAAAGAGAAAGACAGATTAG